CCGCAAGACGCCGGTGCAAAGCTGGTTCCTGGACCTGAACCTGGTGCTCGGCTACTGGTCCGGCGCCGCCCGGCGCAGCTACCACCACACCGCGCCCATCAACGCCCTGTACGGCCTGCACGAGGCGCTGCTGATGCTGCACGAGGAAGGCCTGGAAGCCGCCTGGGCGCGCCACGCCCTGCACCACCGGGCGCTGCGTGCCGGCCTGGAGGCCATGGACCTGCGCCTGGCAGGTGCCGACGGCGAGCGCCTGCCGCAGCTGAACGTGGTCGGCATTCCGGATGGCGTCGACGATGCGCGCCTGCGCCAGACCTTGCTCGACGACTACGATCTCGAAATCGGCGCCGGTCTGGGTGACCTCGCCGGCAAGGCGTGGCGCATCGGCCTCATGGGCCAGTCCGCCAGCCGCCGCCACGTGTTGGCCTGCCTGACCGCGCTCGGCAGCGCGATGGCGGCGCAGGGCCGGCCGACCGACTGCGGCGCGGCGCTGGCTGCGGCGCTGGACGTGTACGCCGCCTGACGGAGGCTGCACCGTCGGTGCCGGGCGGCGGTCCCGGCGCCGGCAGGGCGGATCGATCGGCGCTCGACTGATGCCGGGCACCGAAAAGCCCGCAATGGCGGCACGTTACAATGCCGCCCCCACCAACCGCCCCGCCCCGCCATGACCGATCGCACCGCCCTGCTCCACCGCCAGCTGGCCGAGCGCATCCTGCTGCTGGACGGCGCCATGGGCACCATGATCCAGCGCCACGGCCTGACCGAGGCGGACTATCGCGGCGAGCGCTTCGCGGATTTCGGCCGCGAGCTGAAGGGCAACAACGACCTGCTGACGCTGACCCGGCCGGACGTGATCGGCAGCATCCACCGGGCCTATCTGGAGGCCGGTGCCGACATCGTCGAGACCAATACCTTCAACTCGACGGCCGTGTCGCAGGCCGACTACGGCCTGCAGGACCTGGTCTACGAGCTGAACCTGGAAGGCGCGCGTCTGGCCCGCCGCGTGGCCGATGCCGCCAGCACCGCCCAGCGGCCGCGCTTCGTGGCCGGCGTGCTGGGGCCGACCAGCCGCACCGCCTCGGTGTCGCCGGACGTGAACGACCCCGGCTTTCGCAACGTCACCTTCGCCGAGCTGGTGAGCAACTACACCGAGGCGCTGCGTGGCCTGATCGACGGCGGCGCCGACATCCTGCTGGTCGAGACGGTGTTCGACACGCTCAACTGCAAGGCGGCGATCTACGCCATGGAAACCCATTTCGCGGCCAGCGGCCGGCGCCTGCCGGTGATGATCTCCGGCACCATCACCGACGCCTCCGGTCGCACCCTGTCCGGTCAGACGGCGGCGGCGTTCTATGCCTCCGTGGCGCACGCGCAGCCGCTGTCGGTGGGTCTGAACTGCGCCCTTGGCGTGGAGCTGCTGCGCGAGTACGTGCACGAGCTGGCCGGCGTGGCCGAGTGCCGCGTCAGCGCGCACCCGAACGCCGGCCTGCCGAATGCCTTCGGCGGCTACGACGAGACGCCCGAGTTCATGGCCGGGCATCTGCGGCAGTGGGCGCTGGACGGTCTGCTGAACATCGTCGGCGGCTGCTGCGGCACCACGCCGGAGCACATCCGCGCCATTGCCGATGCGGTGGCCGGCTGCGCGCCGCGGCCGCTGCCGCAGCCCCGGCACGTGCTGCGCCTGGCGGGCCTGGAGCCGCTCGACATCGACGAGAACAGCCTGTTCGTGAACGTCGGCGAGCGCACCAACGTCACCGGCTCGAAGCGCTTTGCCAACCTGATCAAGGCCGGCGACTACGAGGCCGCCATCGACGTCGCCCGTCAGCAGGTGGAAAGCGGCGCGCAGGTCATCGACGTCAACATGGACGAGGGCATGCTCGACTCGCGGGCGGCCATGGTGCGGTTCCTGAACCTGATCGCCAGCGAGCCGGACATCAGCCGCGTGCCGGTGATGGTGGACTCGTCCAAGTGGGAGGTCATCGAGGCCGGCCTGCAATGCCTGCAGGGCAAGGGCATCGTCAACTCGATCAGCATGAAGGAAGGCGAGGCCGCGTTCCTGGAACAGGCGCGGCTGGTGCGCCGCTACGGCGCGGCGGTGGTGGTGATGGCCTTCGACGAGCAGGGCCAGGCGGACACCTGCGAACGCAAGGTGGCGATCTGCGAGCGGGCTTACCGGCTGCTGACGCAGCAGGTCGGCTTCCCGCCCGAGGACATCATTTTCGACCCGAACATCTTTGCCATCGCCACCGGCATCGATGAGCACGACAACTACGCGGTCGATTTCATCGAGGCGACGCGGCAGATCAAGCAGCGCCTGCCGCACGCCAAGGTCAGCGGCGGCGTCAGCAACGTGTCGTTCTCGTTTCGCGGCAACGAGCCGGTGCGCGAGGCCATCCACACGGTGTTCCTGTACCACGCCATCCAGGCTGGCATGGACATGGGCATCGTCAACGCCGGCCAGCTAGGCGTGTACGACGACATCGACCCCGAACTGCGCGAGCGGGTCGAGGATGTGGTTTTGAACCGCCGCCCGGACGCAACCGAACGGCTGCTGGAAACCGCCGAGCGCTACCGCGGCGCGGCCGGCGCGGCGGCACCGGTGCAGGACCTGGCCTGGCGCGAGCTGCCGGTCGCCAAGCGGCTGGAACATGCCCTGGTGCGCGGCATCACCGACTACGTCGAGCAGGACATCGAGGAAGCGCGCCAGGCCTTCGCACGGCCGATCGAGGTCATCGAAGGCCCGCTCATGGACGGCATGAACGTGGTCGGCGACCTGTTCGGCGCCGGCAAGATGTTCCTGCCGCAGGTGGTGAAAAGTGCGCGGGTGATGAAAAAAGCCGTCGCTGTGCTGCTGCCCTACATCGAGGCCGAAAAGGACGGCAGCGCCCGCGCCCAGGCCAAGATACTGATGGCCACGGTCAAGGGCGACGTGCACGACATCGGCAAGAACATCGTCGGCGTGGTGCTGCAGTGCAACAACTTCGAGGTCATCGATCTTGGCGTGATGGTGCCCTGCGACACCATCCTGCGCACCGCGCGCGAGCAGCAGGTGGACATCATCGGCCTGTCGGGCCTGATCACGCCTTCGCTCGACGAGATGGTGCACGTGGCCCGCGAGATGCAGCGCGAGGGCCTGGACCTGCCGCTGATGATCGGCGGCGCCACCACCTCGCGCGCCCACACGGCGGTGAAGATCGCGCCGGCCTTCGACGGCACCACGGTGTACGTCAAGGACGCCTCGCGGGCCGTCGGCGTGGCGCAGAACCTGACCTCGCCGCAGCTGCGCGAGGCCTTTGCGCAGCAACTGCGCGAGGATTACGCCCAGGCCCGCAGCCGCCATGCCGCCAAACAGCAGCGCGGCAAGCTGCTGCCGCTGGCCCAGGCGCGCGCCAACGCCTTTCGCACCGACTGGGCGGCGTATCGGCCGGTGCCGCCGCGGCAGCCGGGCATCAGCGTGCTGGACGACATCGACCTGGCCGAACTGGTGCCCTACATCGACTGGACGCCGTTTTTCCAAGCCTGGGAGCTGGCCGGCCGCTACCCGAAAATCCTCGACGACGCGGTGGTCGGCGAGCAGGCGCGCCAGCTGCTGGCCGACGCCAAGGCCATGCTGCAGCGCCTGATCGGCGAGCGCTGGCTGCGCGCCCGCGCGGTGGTCGGCCTGTTTGCGGCCAACGCCATCGGCGACGACATCGAGCTGTACACCGACGACACGCGCAGCACGGTGCTGGCCACGCTGCACCACCTGCGCCAGCAGCAGGAAAAACCGGCCGGCGTGCCGAACCTGTGCCTTGCCGATTACCTCGCGCCGCGTGACAGCGGCGTGCCGGACTGGCTGGGCGCGTTCGCCTGCACCGCCGGCATCGGCATCGATGCGCACGTGGCGCGCTTCGAGGCGGCGCACGACGACTACAGCGCCATCCTGCTCAAGGCCCTGGCCGACCGCCTGGCCGAGGCGCTCGCCGAGCGCCTGCACCAGCGCGTGCGCACCCAGCTGTGGGGCTATGCCGCCGGCGAAACGCTCGACAACGACGCCCTGATCGACGAGCAGTACCAGGGCATCCGCCCCGCACCGGGCTACCCCGCCTGCCCCGAGCACACCGAAAAAGCCACGCTGTGGCAACTGCTGGATGCCGAGCGCAACGCCGGCATGACCATCACCGAGCATTTCGCCATGCTGCCGACGGCGGCCGTCAGCGGCTGGTACATCGCCCACCCGCAGGCGCGCTACTTCGGCGTCGGCGACATCGGCCGCGATCAGGTCGAGGACTACGCCCGGCGCAAGGGCTGGACGCTGGCACAGGCCGAGCGCTGGCTGGCGCCGAATCTGGGCTACGAGCCCTGACGGGGCGGCGCTGACTCCGCGGGTCGACAGTCGAACGGCAACTCAGCGGGCACGGCATACGGCCTGCTGGTGTCGATGACGATCGCCAGCGCCTGCTCGTCAGCACCGAGCGGCCGATAGCGCGCGCGCTGCGCGTCGAGCACGGCCAGATTCGCCTCCGAAGCATCGCCGGCCTGGGCGGCACGGCGCTCCACCCGCTCGCGCAGCACATCCGGCGGGGCGCTGCAGGCAAGGATGCGAAACGGCACGGCAAGACTCGCCGCCAGGCGTGCGAAGCGCCGGCGTTCGCCGGCAGCCAGGAAGCTGGCGTCCACCAGCACCGGCCAGCCGGCGCGAAGCAGCCGCCGCGCCAGACGCGCCAGATGCCGATAGGTGGCGGCGCTGAGCTTGGCCCGGTAAGCGCCCTGATCGATCCCGGAGCCGGTACGCGCACCCGGCCCGAGTCCCAGCAGGCGCTTGCGCTCCACGTCCGAGCGCAAG
This DNA window, taken from Immundisolibacter sp., encodes the following:
- the metH gene encoding methionine synthase — encoded protein: MTDRTALLHRQLAERILLLDGAMGTMIQRHGLTEADYRGERFADFGRELKGNNDLLTLTRPDVIGSIHRAYLEAGADIVETNTFNSTAVSQADYGLQDLVYELNLEGARLARRVADAASTAQRPRFVAGVLGPTSRTASVSPDVNDPGFRNVTFAELVSNYTEALRGLIDGGADILLVETVFDTLNCKAAIYAMETHFAASGRRLPVMISGTITDASGRTLSGQTAAAFYASVAHAQPLSVGLNCALGVELLREYVHELAGVAECRVSAHPNAGLPNAFGGYDETPEFMAGHLRQWALDGLLNIVGGCCGTTPEHIRAIADAVAGCAPRPLPQPRHVLRLAGLEPLDIDENSLFVNVGERTNVTGSKRFANLIKAGDYEAAIDVARQQVESGAQVIDVNMDEGMLDSRAAMVRFLNLIASEPDISRVPVMVDSSKWEVIEAGLQCLQGKGIVNSISMKEGEAAFLEQARLVRRYGAAVVVMAFDEQGQADTCERKVAICERAYRLLTQQVGFPPEDIIFDPNIFAIATGIDEHDNYAVDFIEATRQIKQRLPHAKVSGGVSNVSFSFRGNEPVREAIHTVFLYHAIQAGMDMGIVNAGQLGVYDDIDPELRERVEDVVLNRRPDATERLLETAERYRGAAGAAAPVQDLAWRELPVAKRLEHALVRGITDYVEQDIEEARQAFARPIEVIEGPLMDGMNVVGDLFGAGKMFLPQVVKSARVMKKAVAVLLPYIEAEKDGSARAQAKILMATVKGDVHDIGKNIVGVVLQCNNFEVIDLGVMVPCDTILRTAREQQVDIIGLSGLITPSLDEMVHVAREMQREGLDLPLMIGGATTSRAHTAVKIAPAFDGTTVYVKDASRAVGVAQNLTSPQLREAFAQQLREDYAQARSRHAAKQQRGKLLPLAQARANAFRTDWAAYRPVPPRQPGISVLDDIDLAELVPYIDWTPFFQAWELAGRYPKILDDAVVGEQARQLLADAKAMLQRLIGERWLRARAVVGLFAANAIGDDIELYTDDTRSTVLATLHHLRQQQEKPAGVPNLCLADYLAPRDSGVPDWLGAFACTAGIGIDAHVARFEAAHDDYSAILLKALADRLAEALAERLHQRVRTQLWGYAAGETLDNDALIDEQYQGIRPAPGYPACPEHTEKATLWQLLDAERNAGMTITEHFAMLPTAAVSGWYIAHPQARYFGVGDIGRDQVEDYARRKGWTLAQAERWLAPNLGYEP